A part of Paenibacillus sp. IHBB 10380 genomic DNA contains:
- a CDS encoding VanZ family protein: MFRLFIRVMLQTVMLGYSLCLLYWMFIGFGRVRHVGAPLSYNLMPFETISLYVRHHNEVSTSTWFINLFGNVGVFVPFGLLLPILSKRLRSYMRLALLFVPCVIVLEFCQMVLRVGSFDIDDVILNLLGVWIGYFIVKRFL; encoded by the coding sequence ATGTTTAGATTATTTATTAGGGTAATGTTACAGACTGTGATGTTAGGCTATAGTTTATGTCTTCTGTATTGGATGTTTATAGGTTTCGGTCGTGTTCGCCATGTAGGGGCTCCCCTTAGTTATAATCTCATGCCATTCGAAACGATAAGCTTATATGTACGTCACCATAATGAAGTTTCTACTTCGACGTGGTTTATTAATTTGTTTGGTAATGTAGGTGTATTTGTACCTTTTGGTCTATTGTTACCTATCCTAAGTAAAAGGCTAAGATCATATATGAGACTGGCCTTATTATTTGTGCCATGTGTGATCGTGCTAGAATTCTGTCAAATGGTATTAAGGGTAGGAAGCTTCGATATAGATGATGTTATTCTTAATTTGTTAGGTGTATGGATAGGTTATTTCATTGTAAAACGTTTCTTATAG
- a CDS encoding MarR family winged helix-turn-helix transcriptional regulator encodes MNDNMNNSNESLGDKGDGLSLDLFIVLARAYNSVIAHSTRSIHSYGLNSTEFGVLDLLYHKGPQPLQKIGERVLISSGNITYVADKLQKKNLLIRIASPDDRRVIFADLTEEGRSFIEQMFPQHQKVLVNAVKGLNEAEKKDAIVLLKKLGLSADENFQKQ; translated from the coding sequence ATGAATGACAACATGAATAATTCGAATGAATCCTTGGGGGATAAAGGGGATGGACTTTCACTGGATTTATTTATTGTATTAGCGCGTGCTTACAACTCTGTAATTGCACATTCTACACGAAGTATTCACAGCTATGGACTTAACTCTACTGAATTTGGTGTTCTTGATTTGTTATATCACAAAGGACCTCAACCATTACAAAAAATAGGTGAGAGAGTTCTTATTTCCAGTGGGAATATTACATATGTTGCAGATAAATTGCAAAAGAAAAATTTATTGATTCGAATTGCATCACCAGATGATAGACGAGTGATATTCGCAGATCTGACTGAAGAAGGAAGATCATTTATTGAACAAATGTTTCCTCAGCATCAGAAGGTTCTTGTCAACGCGGTTAAGGGGTTAAATGAAGCTGAGAAGAAGGATGCGATTGTTCTTTTGAAGAAGCTTGGATTATCAGCAGATGAGAATTTCCAAAAACAATAA
- the rpiA gene encoding ribose-5-phosphate isomerase RpiA: protein MNMKRISAEHAVQYIQDGMKIGLGTGSTAYWAIQKIGERVKEGLSIQAVATSKASERHAVELGIPMIPFNQIDHLDLTIDGADELDSHLQLIKGGGGALLREKIVAFHSHTLIIVADESKFVDKLGRFPLPVEVIPFAVEWTLNSLQQLGCRPQLRTDGEKLAVTDNGNYIADCQFGSINSPTDLQNDISRIPGVVDHGLFIGLADVAVIGHSDGSVAIMERK from the coding sequence GTGAATATGAAAAGAATTTCTGCGGAACACGCTGTCCAGTATATTCAGGATGGGATGAAAATTGGTCTGGGAACAGGCTCTACAGCTTATTGGGCCATTCAAAAGATTGGTGAACGAGTCAAAGAAGGGTTATCTATTCAAGCCGTAGCTACTTCCAAAGCATCGGAAAGGCATGCGGTCGAGCTTGGCATCCCCATGATTCCATTTAACCAGATTGATCACTTAGATCTAACGATTGATGGCGCTGATGAATTAGATTCACATTTGCAACTCATCAAAGGTGGTGGAGGGGCTTTATTAAGAGAGAAAATTGTAGCCTTCCACAGTCATACATTAATTATTGTAGCCGATGAGAGTAAATTTGTGGACAAGCTAGGTCGCTTTCCGTTACCGGTGGAGGTCATACCCTTTGCAGTAGAATGGACCCTTAACTCATTGCAGCAATTAGGATGTCGACCGCAGCTTCGTACAGATGGCGAGAAATTAGCGGTGACGGATAACGGGAATTATATCGCAGATTGCCAGTTTGGTAGTATCAATTCACCAACCGATCTGCAAAATGATATTTCACGTATACCTGGGGTTGTAGATCATGGGTTATTTATTGGACTTGCGGATGTTGCTGTAATCGGTCATTCAGACGGTTCTGTAGCTATTATGGAACGAAAGTAA
- a CDS encoding GNAT family N-acetyltransferase, whose protein sequence is MSIDRAIKMAKNATDKSAIYLWIDDGEPVSMAQQTRPTLHGAVVNLVYTPPEHRNKGYASSCVATLTRNMLRGPYQFTSLYTDLSNPVSNRIYMNIGYEPKADSVVLEFK, encoded by the coding sequence ATGTCCATAGATCGTGCCATCAAGATGGCTAAGAATGCTACTGACAAATCAGCGATCTATCTATGGATAGATGATGGTGAACCTGTGTCTATGGCTCAGCAGACTAGACCAACCTTACATGGAGCGGTAGTTAATTTGGTATATACACCTCCTGAGCATCGTAATAAGGGATATGCCAGCTCTTGTGTGGCAACGCTAACAAGAAATATGTTGCGTGGTCCGTATCAATTTACTAGTCTATATACAGATTTGAGTAATCCAGTCTCGAATCGTATATATATGAACATTGGATACGAACCTAAAGCGGATTCCGTTGTGTTAGAGTTTAAATAA